From Sandaracinaceae bacterium:
CGCGCCGATCTGGTGCAGTTCGCCCTCGAGTCCGGCGTTCTGCGCCCGTAGACGGCGGCGCGCGATCAGTCTCGCGGGCGCGGGTTGGCGGGGAGGCGGACCCCGAGACTCGAGCCTCGAGCGCCGTGTGGCTGAACGCACCTCGCCTTCCACCTTCGCCAGGAGGACGACGGAGTCGTCGGGCACCTCGCCGTCGAGCGGGTACTCCGCGACGTCCACGCTCCCGGTCGAGAGATCGAGCCGGAAGCATGGGACCGCCTCGTCGATCATCGGGCGTCGCTGATGGGCGGCGAGGAGCTGCAGTACGTCGCCCCGGATCCGCGCGGCGGCCGCGTGGAGGAACCAGTGGGGTGTGGGTGCGGGTGGCTGTCAACGCCGAGGCGCCCCCGTCGAACGGCGCCCCGCTATCTCCGGTGGCCGCGCTCGTGGATGGCGCGGACCTCGTCGATCGTGGCCGCGTCGTCGGCGGACTTGTCCTCGCGGTAGCGCTTCACCCGCGCGAAGCGGAGCGCGAGGCCGGCGGGGTACTGGGGGCTCTCCATGACGTCGCTGAAGGCGATCTCCACGACCAGCTCGGGCTTGACGTGCACGACGTGCCCCTCGCGTCCGAGCGCGAGCGCGCCGAGCCGCTCGGTCTGCCACCGCAGCATGTCGTCGGTCATGCCCTTGAAGGTCTTGCCCAGCATCACGAAGGTGCCGTCCGACGGATCGCGCGCCGCGAGGTGGAGGTTGCTCAGCCAGCCCTTCCGGCGCCCCGAGCCCTGCTCGACCGCGATGACCACGAGGTCCAGGGTGTGGCTGGGCTTGAGCTTGAGCCACGCGAAGCCGCGGCTCCCCGCCGCGTAGGGCTCGTCGAGGCCCTTCGCCATCAAGCCCTCGTGGCCGCCGCCGATCGCGTCCGCGAAGAAGGTCTCCGCCTCCTCCGCGTCGGCGGTGATCACGCGTCGGACCTGGTGCGCGTCCGGGACGGCCTGGGCGAGCGCGTCGATGCGATCGCGGGCCGGCCGATCGAGCACCGTCTCGCCGTCGACGTGCAGCACGTCGAAGTAGAGGTGGCTCAGCGGCAGCTTCTCCCGCATCTCGGCCACCTTCGACTTGCGGCCGAAGCGGCGCATCGTGGTCTGGAAGGCGTGCGGTGAGCCGTCGGGCTGTAGCGCGATCGCCTCGCCGTCGAGGATGGCCGAGCGCGCGGGGAACAGGCGCGCGGCCTCGACGATCTCCGGCACCCGGTCCGTCACCTCGTGGAGCCGCCGGCTGTAGACGCGGATCTCGTCTCCGTCCTTGTGGACCTGCACCCGCGCCCCGTCGAGCTTGAGCTCGAACGCCGCCTCGCCCAGGCGCGCCATCGCCGCGTCGACGTCGTCGACGGGCGACGCGAGCATCGGCAGCACGGGCCGAAAGAGCGTCAGCTCGAAGCGCGTCAGCGCGCCTTCGCCCTCGAGCATCGCCGCCGTGGCCACGTCCGGGACCGACCCCGCGAGCATCGCGGCGCGCCGCAGCTTCGCGGCGTCGATGCCGGTCGCCTCGCTCACCGCCTCGACCATCACGCCGACGAGCGCTCCCTGGCGCAGCTCGCCGAGCACGAGGTGTGTCAGGAAGTGTCTCTCTTCTTCGGTCGACGCCGCGAACATGGCGCCGAGCAGATCCTTCCGGCGCTGCGTCGAGCCAGCGCCCGACACCGCCGCCAGCTCGTCGAAGCGGCGGTGCACCTCGAGCAGCCCGAGCCGCCCCTCCGACGCGGGCGCGCCAGGCTCGAGATCCCGGAAGATGGCCCACCCGAGCCCGATGCGGCCCTGGGGCAGCCGGCCCGAGAGGTAGGAGACGCCGACGGGCACCTCTTCGGGCGACATCGCGCGCAGCGTCTCGGCGAGCCGCGCCTGCTTCTTCTTGCGCGAGCGGGTGGCGCCGACGTCGCGCGAGGTCTCGACGATGTCCGAGAGCAGCACGGTCTAGACCGACGCCGTGACGACGCCCGCGTTCACGCGCAGGGTGAGCGGGCCGCCCCCGAAGTAGGTGTCCAGGTGCTGCTCCGCCTGCCGCAGCCGCTCGCTGCCGTCGGCGTCGAAGCCCGCGATCCATCGCCACTCGGGCACCGCGATCAACCGGAGCGCCGGATCGGTCAGCACCTGCGACGCCGACTCGAACGGGAGCTGGAAGTCCTCGGTCCGCACCGAGACGTCCTCGAAGCCGGCGCTCTCGACGATGGCGCGGAGGGTCGACGGCGCCGGGTAGCGCCCCGCGATGCGGTCGACCCGGCCGACCAGCGCGTCCTCGCCTCGCTTCAGCGCCACCTCGCGGAACATGTCGAGGACCTCCTCGAA
This genomic window contains:
- a CDS encoding ATP-dependent DNA ligase; the protein is MLLSDIVETSRDVGATRSRKKKQARLAETLRAMSPEEVPVGVSYLSGRLPQGRIGLGWAIFRDLEPGAPASEGRLGLLEVHRRFDELAAVSGAGSTQRRKDLLGAMFAASTEEERHFLTHLVLGELRQGALVGVMVEAVSEATGIDAAKLRRAAMLAGSVPDVATAAMLEGEGALTRFELTLFRPVLPMLASPVDDVDAAMARLGEAAFELKLDGARVQVHKDGDEIRVYSRRLHEVTDRVPEIVEAARLFPARSAILDGEAIALQPDGSPHAFQTTMRRFGRKSKVAEMREKLPLSHLYFDVLHVDGETVLDRPARDRIDALAQAVPDAHQVRRVITADAEEAETFFADAIGGGHEGLMAKGLDEPYAAGSRGFAWLKLKPSHTLDLVVIAVEQGSGRRKGWLSNLHLAARDPSDGTFVMLGKTFKGMTDDMLRWQTERLGALALGREGHVVHVKPELVVEIAFSDVMESPQYPAGLALRFARVKRYREDKSADDAATIDEVRAIHERGHRR